A window of Cryptomeria japonica chromosome 3, Sugi_1.0, whole genome shotgun sequence contains these coding sequences:
- the LOC131874081 gene encoding F-box/kelch-repeat protein At1g80440-like, which yields MEIIPGLPNDISRECLVRVPWPKHYKLSSVSKTWKTVVTGPLFYKNRKKFGASQELIILSVCFEYDFRIVIYDPLKKSYQILPSIPIGVEFQNTYFAHCVSLNHKLVVMGFHDREELLFVYDFCSGRWKRGADLPDRRYLFGCSVDSAKGQIYIAGGRDENDDQILFTAAVYNVEKDEWEYLPPMIWGGNFSSQSAFADNKLYVINPHSDEGFVQCYDPNTRLWRNMTRFHDTIHRSFKYGIINSVLPAFGRLFYVCNENVIKFDYVENQFQLAGTRCPRYFSVVAMTMWHSQIVICGRTESGGTAFYLFEPCTVGENGQAGKPEKWTLLTHWTLVDLTVINCCGTLTL from the exons ATGGAAATAATTCCTGGTCTTCCAAATGATATTAGCAGAGAGTGCTTGGTGAGGGTGCCATGGCCTAAGCACTACAAGCTAAGCTCTGTTTCTAAAACTTGGAAAACTGTTGTAACAGGCCCACTGTTCTATAAGAATAGAAAGAAATTTGGTGCAAGCCAGGAATTGATTATACTATCAGTATGTTTTGAATATGATTTCAGAATAGTTATCTACGATCCTCTCAAAAAATCTTATCAAATCCTGCCCTCCATTCCTATTGGAGTTGAGTTTCAGAATACATATTTTGCTCATTGTGTTTCTCTCAATCACAAACTGGTCGTAATGGGCTTTCATGACAGGGAAGAGTTACTTTTCGTCTATGATTTTTGTTCtg GGAGATGGAAGCGAGGTGCTGACCTTCCTGACAGAAGATATCTTTTTGGGTGTTCAGTGGACTCAGCCAAAGGACAGATTTACATTGCTGGAGGGCGTGATGAAAATGATGATCAGATTCTGTTTACAGCTGCAGTTTATAATGTAGAGAAAGACGAGTGGGAATATCTTCCTCCCATGATTTGGGGTGGCAACTTCTCCTCCCAGAGTGCGTTCGCggataacaagttatatgttataAACCCTCATAGTGATGAGGGGTTTGTACAATGTTATGATCCCAACACACGACTATGGAGAAACATGACCAGATTCCATGACACTATTCATCGCAGTTTCAAATATGGCATTATTAATTCAGTTTTACCTGCATTTGGACGTTTATTCTATGTTTGCAATGAGAATGTTATAAAGTTTGATTATGTGGAAAACCAATTCCAATTAGCAGGAACACGTTGTCCTCGTTACTTTAGTGTGGTGGCTATGACAATGTGGCATAGCCAGATAGTTATATGCGGAAGAACTGAGAGTGGTGGCACCGCGTTTTATCTGTTTGAGCCATGCACAGTTGGAGAGAATGGACAAGCGGGGAAACCAGAGAAATGGACTCTCCTCACTCATTGGACTCTTGTAGATCTCACAGTTATCAATTGTTGTGGAACGTTGACATTGTGA